A window of the Lactuca sativa cultivar Salinas chromosome 7, Lsat_Salinas_v11, whole genome shotgun sequence genome harbors these coding sequences:
- the LOC111904119 gene encoding protein FAR1-RELATED SEQUENCE 5-like, whose product MYSEYAEIGGFDVRLSTQSRFDNKIVKKKHVICNHDGNQKKKSCDTLGTSGVKRKRNSNSRVIGCQAKIIFESVYETPDYKVFQFHEFHNHPLEKRTDLKRVRRMSYSETESIVRALTSKIGPTMAHKLRASLRGGYEFVKPKVVDYKNLSRDINRVIGYKDAQMIVNTMNDHRTHYPNYSFEFNCQDDVLDCMFWADEMEKTYYAEFGDVILFDATFRTNKYRMVFVPFIAIDHHKKSVTAGAGLLIHESIESYSWLLKAFLKTHEKEPTLVLTDQDATIKQAIENVFPNSKHRLCIWHIMKKLKNKISDDLFMNIDFRKRFSKLVWDINMKPNVFETMSRSESMNSFLSTYLESGNLLLNFMTNYDTAIQMQRNTQRELDKMGGKFILCNTTTLKANLRFEHAFTIMMRCGVKEIPERYILKRWRKDVISRNYRFNSLQSDSGDYENVKLFNDSYYNEIDSRAGDTTLEPQPYKEHARKTRSRVPRLSYKTTYTRRSLNWMIPDLLTVLLTSKKC is encoded by the exons ATGTATTCTGAGTATGCTGAAATTGGTGGTTTTGATGTGAGACTGAGCACGCAGTCAAGGTTTGATAACAAGATTGTAAAGAAGAAACATGTTATATGTAATCATGATGGCAACCAGAAAAAGAAATCTTGTGACACATTGGGTACAAGTGGTGTTAAGAGGAAACGAAATTCAAATTCAAGAGTTATTGGTTGTCAAGCAAAGATTATATTTGAATCTGTGTATGAAACTCCAGATTATAAAGTTTTTCAGTTTCATGAATTTCATAACCATCCACTTGAGAAGAGAACTGATTTAAAAAGGGTGAGGCGAATGTCATATTCAGAAACAGAGTCTATAGTGCGTGCTTTGACATCAAAAATAGGCCCAACTATGGCTCATAAGTTGAGGGCAAGTCTGAGAGGTGGGTATGAGTTTGTAAAGCCCAAAGTAGTTGACTATAAAAATTTAAGTAGAGATATCAACCGGGTTATAGGTTATAAAGATGCCCAAATGATAGTAAACACAATGAATGACCATCGAACTCACTATCCAAATTACTCATTTGAGTTTAACTGTCAAGATGATGTTTTGGATTGTATGTTTTGGGCTGATGAAATGGAGAAGACATATTATGCTGAATTTGGTGATGTTATCTTGTTTGATGCGACTTTTCGAACAAACAA GTATCGAATGGTTTTTGTTCCATTTATTGCTATTGACCATCATAAAAAATCAGTTACTGCTGGAGCGGGTTTGCTAATCCATGAAAGCATTGAGTCCTACTCTTGGTTGCTTAAAgcgtttcttaaaactcatgaaAAAGAACCAACACTTGTTTTAACCGATCAAGATGCAACAATAAAACAAGCTATTGAGAATGTTTTTCCTAATTCAAAGCACCGATTATGTATATGGCATATAATGAAGAAGTTGAAAAACAaa aTATCAGATGATTTATTTATGAACATTGACTTTAGAAAAAGATTCTCAAAGCTTGTTTGGGACATTAATATGAAACCTAATGTATTTGAG ACTATGTCGAGGTCAGAGAGTATGAAttcattcttaagtacctacttAGAAAGTGGTAATTTACTTTTGAATTTCATGACGAATTACGATACTGCCATTCAAATGCAAAGGAATACTCAACGAGAGCTTGATAAG ATGGGTGGGAAGTTTATATTATGCAACACAACAACACTAAAAGCGAATTTAAG GTTTGA ACATGCTTTTACAATAATGATGAGATGTGGTGTGAAAGAAATTCCTGAAAGGTACATTCTGAAAAGATGGAGAAAGGATGTAATATCAAGAAATTATCGTTTTAATTCTCTTCAATCTGATTCAGGGGATTATGAGAATGTGAAGCTATTCAATGATTCATATTATAATGAGATTGATAGTCGAGCAGGTGATACCACTTTAGAGCCACAACCatacaaggaacatgcaagaaagaCTAGATCAAGAGTTCCCAGGCTATCCTACAAGACTACATACACACGTAGGTCACTCAATTGGATGATTCCCGACCTCTTGACAGTTCTTTTAACATCTAAGAAATGTTAG